The window CAAATATGCAAATATTCTTCACCACATTTTACAACTATCTACATTTTCTGCAAATTTGATTTATGGATATCATATTCGCAAATGTATAGTAGTATGTTTAAACCATACGCCTTAGGGTTGATGCTAGATGAAAAGAAATACATATTAAACAAACGACGGATAATAGTTGGGATAATAGATGGCAAATGTGATATTATCTGATAATGAGGTAGCTTGAAGTGTATCAAAAGTGGAAATGAGAGATTCTTGCAACATAATTTGGTTACGTGTGTCAACTATATTTGCGCCTACCGCATGTAAACATCTATATATAATTGTCAAATAACGTGTTACATCTAGTTGAGATATCTCATTAACGCGTGTATATAACTATTATTATCCTGGAATAAGCTAGTTTAAAGTTTATCAAAAGACAAAAATGAGTTATTTTTGCCTGATATTTTTTGACGTGAGTCGGTTATTTGACGGTTCCCATGCGCAAAAAGGGATCGAAGACCGTAGGAAACTACGTGGAAATTAACTAAGTCTATATGCATGAACttggaagaagaaataaggGAAACAAAGATAACTTGATAAATCTCATTTGGCTTGATATTTTTTGATGTGAGTCGGTTATTTGACGGTTCCCATGCGCAAAAAGGGATCGAAGACCGTAGGAAACTACGTGGAAATTAACTAAGTCTATATGCATGAACttggaagaagaaataaggGAAACAAAGATAACTTGATAAATCTCATTTGGCTTGATATTTTTTGATGTGAGTCGGTTATTTGACGGTTCCCATGCGCAAAAAGGGATCGAAGACCGTAGGAAACTACGTGGAAATTAACTAAGTCTATATGCATGAACttggaagaagaaataaggGAAACAAAGATAACTTGATAAATCTCATTTGGCTTGATTTTTTTTGACGTGAGTCGGTTATTTGACGGTTCCCATGCGCAAAAAGGGATCGAAGACCGTAGGAAACTACGTGGAAATTAACTAAGTCTATATGCATGAACttggaagaagaaataaggGAAACAAAGATAACTTGATAAATCTCATTTGGCTTGATATTTTTTGATGTGAGTCGGTTATTTGACGGTTCCCATGCGCAAAAAGGGATCGAAGACCGTAGGAAACTACGTGGAAATTAACTAAGTCTATATGCATGAACTTGGAAGAAGACATAAGGGAAACAAAGATAACTTGATAAATCTCATTTGGCTTCTCAACGTGTCGGCCAAGCGATATGCCAACAACAGACCTAATTTGTTCGAACCGATACTGTTCTTAATTTTATCATCTGCTCAATCTATCatgtgagattttatcacaGAAGACCTCGTTATTAATTAGAGTTGAACAATCATATTTAAacccattattttcttttgcacCCATCGATGTGGGATTCCAACATTGAACACACCATTGTAAACCCTAGCGAGCGCACCACCATTGAAATGACCGGGACAGCCCGCCGGATCTGTTCTCGGAGACCTCGCACTGGCGGATCTCCAGTGCAACAAAGTAGAAGGCCATGCCTGGAGCCACAATGCCCGCCTGGCATGTGTTGCTCAAGTCTCTGATCAATCAACTGACAGCACAATCGATGGCTCCCACCACCTTGCCACCGTTGAAGACCACCTCATTACCGTCCTCCGTGCCACCACCGCCCTCAGCCCGTTCGGAAAATAACCCAAATACCAACAAGAAGTGAAGACATCTGGGCTTATGGGAGGAGGCCAAGATAATAAGTACAATATTCATCAGGGCACCATGCGTACTAATGTGGAGCGCAGGTTGCACCAGCTCCTGCTTTAGGAACTTTAATGGACCTTACTTTGGGGCTTGCAAGCTCCCAAAGGACACTGTTGGGGTTAGATAGTGAGTAGGAGAGTAGGAAGACGGTGGTTTGGATTGAGAGTTGTAAGGAAAAGGGTATTCAATGGTGACTATAGAGTGCAAGGATCGGCCCGAGGCTCATGTTTGATACTGTGTGCACTCTCATTGACATGCAGTATGTAAGTTTCCATGCTTCTGCTAGTGCCCAAGAAGGTTATGCCTTTCAGTAATTGCATACCATCACTATTCATGAGAAGCAAATGCTGCTATTTGTACCACATTTACGAACCGTCTTCGCCGACAACTGGTTTGCGAAAAGTGGTTGTGTCTGACTTCAACTAGAAAAGTAATCAGCAATATTGTGGTTGATAAATGTAGTTCAATAGTTTCGTATACCCTGTGCACTTGAACTCTGTCTTTTATTTGTAAATTGATCACATTGTGATTGTTAATGGAGACTAATTAACTAAGGAATTATTGTTTCCATCCAAGTATTTTATTCGACACATCGACGGGGATGCCTTGTGTACTTAGAGGCTGCTATATAGAGCGTCGGGTTTGTGAGGTGAGTACGAAGCTCAATTTTACGAGATCAGATGAGATGTACAATGTGATAGTAATACTGATTAAAAGTTGCACTCATTTCTGTATGTATAAATTAACAAGGTGTATGAAGGTAAAAATAGGTctgtgaatagcactatcctaaatataaacaaaagaagATAATTACCTAGGCAATTCTAAGGTTAATTCTCCTAAGCCAAACGGAGTGCAGTATCATATGAAACACATCAAACCTCTTAGCCGGTTGGTTCAACTCAAAATGTTTCCTCACAACCCTCAAATTCTCCACCAGCCTCCCATACTTCTCCTCCGGAACACCCATCAGCACCTCCTTCAGCCGCGAAATCTCCGAAACCTCAACCTTAACCGAAAACGCCTCCCACCTCAGCACGTCGCTAAACGGAAGCGCATAGTGCTCCGATAGAATCACCGGCACGCACTCGGCATAAATGGCCTCAACAATTCTAGGGCTGGCCACTTCATACCCGCTAGGGCACAGGCAAAACTTGGACTTGAGCACCATAGAGTCGTAGTCTAGGCCTTTGGGGAGGTATTCATGAATTTGAAGGTCTTTGTCGCGGTTTTTCCAGTGAGCCAGGAGGATGGGCCTTATCGGGCCGTGGAGGCCGCCGGCGAAGAAGGCAAGGTAGGGACGCAGGGTGTTGGGCGGTGGCGGTGAGATGAGCTTGGGGGAGACTGTGCCGCCGTAGAGGTGGATTTCAGGGAGGGAAACGTCCTTTTGAGGGTTGAAGCCTTCGGAGGTGTTGGCGTTGCAGAGGACTCGGATTGATGTGTTGAAGAGAAGTGGGTTTCCTTCTGACGCACGGGGTGCCTGAGAATATTTAGTTGGAAAAATTTCATTTAATctcttgtaaaataaaaaacaattcacTTTATCATGAAAACTAGCAAATACTTTATGCCTCCCTTCCCCCTTCAAGTTTTTTATCTTCggtttgatttcattttttatcttgacccaattaatcaaatatttcagtttttatttgttACATAACTTTGCATatcaatcatcaaaatcaaaatggAAAAACTATGACTCTAAGATAAGAGATGGACTTATATGAAGCCATTTCACCAGCAACATGATGTTTCGGTCCAATAATGCATTACTATGTGTAAGTTTCACTCCACATAAAAAGTCATTATTAGACTAAGACGCCACAGTTGTCTGTGAACCCGTTATATGTAAATTGTCCTCTTAAGCTAGTCCTCATGCACTTTGTCTTCTCATTGGCGCAATTTCTAATAATTAATGATAAGGATGTGAGTACGTGATAATTATTTTAGATATCAATTTACAATTTTTAACTGAGTAACGTTAGAGATACTATCTTTTTAAACCGCGCTTTGTAAACCACAAAATGTGATTGTTGATGGTTGgtcaactttttaaaattctttaaatcattaataTTGAAATACACCCATCAACAGCCACTTTATATGtcttacaaaatataaattaacaagatGCTTTTCTAGCATCACCCTTATTATCAACTACCAAATTTACCaacatttctttttttataaaggcaatattgagaaaaaaaataaaacaatggcGTTGAATGTATAAATATAATATTCTTCACTACGTAATTACTAATTATGATCTTTctcaataaattatttatgaTAATATGAGAGTGGTATACcgatttcttttttcttagtttcaaacaattttggttaatttattTTCAGTAAGTTTAAAGATAATATGGAAGGGGCCATGCCAAATAGGACCCCTCCATACCAAATAGGaccttcttttttgtttctttttctccgTTGTGTGATGATATCTATATTGCCCAAATTTAGAAACTTCCTTAAGGTCCCAAGACTTTTCAGCCCCATTGCAGAGCACTACTAATTAGATGACCATTCCACTTTTATACTGCCCCATGCCTCAAGTTGCAGCCACAGAAACTTCAAACCAAAACGTCATTTACATCCTTCCTACCCCATAACTATATATCCAAGCATGCCAAGAAAGTTCTCATCACCAAAGCATATCACAGAAGCAAAGCAAATCAATTAAaggcatgagagagagagagagagagagagagagagagagagaaactaacCCAATCATGACAGGCGAGCATGAAGTGGTCCGCCCCAAGAGTCCTATTCCAAAAGGGGTGCCTCACAGAAACCATCCTTACATAATCGGACACAAAGTTCCTCAGAGGGGTGAGGTCGTAGGTTAAGGGCTTGTATAGGTATTTCACCATCCAAGTCACGCTAAAGGGCATGAAGTAAACATGCGCCCTCTGCGGGTTCTCGGTCTTGAACCTCCTGCCCGCTGCCCCATTCTCCATTTCGTGTATGAACCGCCCTTCGATGGAATATATGTCCTTGCATGGGCCGTCGTGGGTCATCGGTGGGTCCCCCTCCGAGTACACGTACACTTTGAATTTTTTCTCCATTTCCGTGTAGCTCCTGCAGTCCAAATGCATGCGTTGAAATACAAAAAACTTTGAAGGGTAGATGCGTCAATTCACATTCTTCCATGATTCCATGAATGCATATGATATGAAGGTAGCTTAAGCTATTAACTTCCTTAATTTAAATTGGGTACTTAATTAAACCATAGTTTAAAAGTCATAATCCTACATGTATTGCGGAATCATTGACGGCACATGTAACATCAACATTATTTAAATCCTACTCCTAATTCTGAATCATGGCATAATCATAAATGCTTTTATCGATTACACCAATTATAACTCATAGATGTTAATAAATTTTACGAGTAAATTAATGTTAGAGACACCGAACTTTTTAGATTAACTTTCAAAATACTAACTGATGTGACTGTGTACATCACGCTTTAGACTATATTTATTCACATAATATACTAAATTCAACCAAAATTGAATAAGTTGATTTCTCTAACAATAGACTAACTTGTACTAAAAATTAGTACACTAACTATAAATTACATGTATGAAGATAAAGTCAACCAAATTTGATTGGATGGAAGAGTTAAATTTCAATTAgcaaagagtaatgttagggagactaaatttgtagacaaaattttgaaaactaaaggataTAAAAGTTGATggttggtttattacttaaatgttgataaacatgcttattcctattgatgatacatcatttaattttcaaatttaattttcctaacattacccaTTAGCAAATGAATAAATATAAAAGGAATGCCCACATGTATACTCGCCTAGTCCAGGATAAATTTTTCCAGGTTCCGGAAACACTAGGCGAGCTGGTGTTCCCCACAAATAAAGGATTAACACATGGTCATAACAATCATCATCCAACACCTGgcaaaaaaattatcttaattaaTACGTTTCGGCTTCGCAGAACTTGTTAATCCTTTATTTGTGGGGAACACGGAACCCAGAAAAATTTATCTCCAGTTCATGACTCCCCTCTTTTTCAGCAGCAATCGAGTATACGGGGGAGTGAGTATGTGGTACGATGCAGAACACAAATGAGTGCGCACTCCACACCCCTATGCCGCACCCTATAGCTACCCAAAAGGTGCCTTTCAAGCAAAGCATGCAGTTTAACAgctttatatttaattaatacgACGATCAATTTTCCAGAGATgttcagttttttctttttattttaattactaATTTGATCGGAAAAGGAAATTATGAAACGAATTAAGAAGGCGGCTTAGGCTAGCTTACTGATAAAACGCGCCGGGATTACGATACACGACTGATCCACCGGGAAATAGTACGTCGTCGTTTGGTGTTGACGAACTGTTCGGACTCGAAGCTGCTCTGCGAATCGAAGCTCGCGCTCGGGCGAGTCCCTGCTCCAGCTTTTGCTCTCCGCTCGCTTTCCTTTTGGGGATTTTGTGTCTCTGTGATCGATCGTTTCAGAGagtaacaaaatattaaattaaattactgATTTCAAAGTTTCAGAAATAACAGTTTTAATGTCGGAAGCAGAAAAATGAGCTAGCTAAAAACTacagaaaattaaaatgcaaaagtTAGGAGAAAAACCTGATTCAATGGCGGTTCAAATTCTTGACTGGACGATAAATTGACGAAACTTACTAGTGACGTCTGATTTACGAAGTCGTTGCTGTGAAATCGTTGAATAGTACTGGATGGATCATCCGAGATGGCGAGGCGATGATACGCTCCCTTGAGCTTGCTTCGGAGCTGCACCACCGGAATCCATAAAGGAGTGTACCGATCTTGTTTGGAGTCGGATATTATCACCGGAGAATCGAAATGGTGGCCGCAGATCACCACGACGGTGATGATCGACGAAATGCAGAAACAAAGCAGTACGGACGCAGAGGAGTACTTCGCATGGAAGCTCTTCATCTCAATTAGTATCAAGCGCTTCTCTATTttgactttctctctctagaggAATTGAATCGACTGTTTGGATGCcaagaatttttattttccgAGAAAATATTGATATTTCTCGcgctttctttctctctttctgttTGTGGCTCTTTGAATATTTGAAGCAGAGGAAGGGAAGAACGTGAAGTGTACGAGCGTAGAATTTTACGGATTTAGCCCTCGACGGTAAAGAGAGAGAAGCCGATCATCTGCTGGCGGGTTGACCGTGCACGTGACTAGAAGTGTAAAAGTCATGGTTGGTTCGAACGCTTCATAACTAATTTTTCCCTCCAAATTTCCAACTTTGTGGAGTTAATGATTTTGCTTCTACTTTCCTTCCCAAATCAGCCAAGTATGGGAAAGACCGTTGATGGATTGAGCCCACATTGTGGGACCCATTAGATCAATGGTTCCCTCTAAGAGAAGGACGGAAAACGACTTATATATAACGGTTTACCATCATGTGATATTTTATGGTGTAATAATATATTGTCACGtgtcagtttttttttagaTAATAATACATTATTGGGTCAGACACTACAGTGTACGTTGATCGATGGACCTGTTCTATCTAAATTGCTCTACTAGTGTAAGTACAATTTAATCTAGTGAGATTTTGTAATTAGTACTTTCTTATATGGTAACTTGTTTTTCATTTGTTAATTCACTTAACATATTTACACATGGAACACTATAAGATGTAAACAATGCCAAATATTTAGTTTGAAAATAAAAGTTGGGGTCAGCTAGGCTTTGGCATGAATCATACAAGTTTGCACGTTTTacttaattaaaattcaaatcgTTTGTTTTTTATTCAAGTCATCTAAATTCTTCGGAATTTAAAGTTAGTTTGAAGCCTTCTAGTTGttgtatataaaattataaacagTGTTTTTAGAGATCTTTCAGGGATGCTGCCG of the Pyrus communis chromosome 1, drPyrComm1.1, whole genome shotgun sequence genome contains:
- the LOC137734785 gene encoding ACT domain-containing protein ACR2-like, giving the protein MANVILSDNEPAGSVLGDLALADLQCNKVEGHAWSHNARLACVAQVSDQSTDSTIDGSHHLATVEDHLITVLRATTALSPFGKSARIGPRLMFDTVCTLIDMQYVSFHASASAQEGYAFQ
- the LOC137744690 gene encoding probable glycosyltransferase At5g25310: MKSFHAKYSSASVLLCFCISSIITVVVICGHHFDSPVIISDSKQDRYTPLWIPVVQLRSKLKGAYHRLAISDDPSSTIQRFHSNDFVNQTSLVSFVNLSSSQEFEPPLNQRHKIPKRKASGEQKLEQGLARARASIRRAASSPNSSSTPNDDVLFPGGSVVYRNPGAFYQSYTEMEKKFKVYVYSEGDPPMTHDGPCKDIYSIEGRFIHEMENGAAGRRFKTENPQRAHVYFMPFSVTWMVKYLYKPLTYDLTPLRNFVSDYVRMVSVRHPFWNRTLGADHFMLACHDWAPRASEGNPLLFNTSIRVLCNANTSEGFNPQKDVSLPEIHLYGGTVSPKLISPPPPNTLRPYLAFFAGGLHGPIRPILLAHWKNRDKDLQIHEYLPKGLDYDSMVLKSKFCLCPSGYEVASPRIVEAIYAECVPVILSEHYALPFSDVLRWEAFSVKVEVSEISRLKEVLMGVPEEKYGRLVENLRVVRKHFELNQPAKRFDVFHMILHSVWLRRINLRIA